The proteins below are encoded in one region of Winogradskyella helgolandensis:
- a CDS encoding alpha-amylase family glycosyl hydrolase: protein MHIKNLILIALVFTVFMSCKNDIKELPKTKEIKTQMKKKEVVYQVFTRLFGNTNTTNKPWGTLEENGVGKFNDFTDKALKEIKDLGVTHIWYTGVPHHDVITDYTEFGISNDDPDIVKGRAGSPYAVKDYYNVNPDLAVNVENRLEEFEALIERSHNAGLKVIIDIVPNHVARNYESLTNPEGITDFGADDDKTKTYDVNNNFYYNPGEAFKVPEWKNGYQPLGGEQQPLADSKFEEVPAKWTGNGSRASQPDINDWYETVKVNYGVSPEGRKDFDELPDGFDNEDYKKHFEFWNGKTVPSSWIKFKEIALYWTEKGVDGFRYDMAEMVPVEFWSYMNSAIKMENPDAFLLAEVYNPSLYRDYIRKGKMDYLYDKVQLYDTLKHVMQGHGSTDNVPPILDDLRDIEHNMLLFLENHDEQRIASPDFAGSAEKGKPAMVVSATSSTAPTMIYFGQEFGEPGAEDLGFGDPTRTSIFDYGSVPSQVRWVNDKKFDGGQSTEAEKELRDFYKRLLNFTINSSALMGDYQDIQHYNHQHTEWYNDKVLSFVRWSDDEKLIIISNFNAENTYGFELQLPEDLVQKLGLIGGEYEVKDELYNAYSSTLKVENGKAEVRIDIKPLESFILKIN from the coding sequence ATGCACATAAAAAATCTTATCTTAATTGCTTTAGTTTTTACAGTGTTTATGAGTTGTAAAAACGACATAAAAGAGTTGCCAAAAACAAAAGAAATTAAAACTCAAATGAAGAAAAAAGAAGTCGTTTATCAAGTTTTTACACGTCTATTCGGAAACACAAATACGACTAACAAACCTTGGGGAACTTTAGAAGAAAATGGGGTTGGGAAATTCAACGATTTTACGGATAAAGCCTTAAAAGAAATCAAGGACTTAGGCGTAACACATATTTGGTATACAGGAGTGCCGCATCACGATGTCATTACAGATTATACGGAATTCGGCATCTCAAATGATGATCCAGATATCGTAAAAGGTAGAGCTGGTTCACCATATGCTGTAAAGGATTATTATAATGTGAATCCAGATTTAGCAGTCAATGTTGAAAACCGATTAGAAGAGTTTGAAGCCTTAATTGAACGTTCTCACAACGCAGGATTAAAAGTCATTATAGATATCGTTCCTAATCACGTGGCACGTAATTACGAAAGTTTAACTAATCCTGAAGGGATAACCGATTTTGGTGCAGACGATGATAAAACTAAGACTTACGACGTTAACAATAATTTTTACTACAATCCGGGTGAAGCCTTTAAAGTACCAGAGTGGAAAAACGGTTACCAACCTTTAGGTGGAGAACAACAGCCTTTAGCAGATAGTAAGTTCGAAGAAGTTCCAGCCAAATGGACAGGTAATGGCTCAAGAGCATCGCAACCAGACATCAACGATTGGTACGAAACGGTAAAAGTTAATTACGGAGTTTCACCAGAAGGTAGAAAAGATTTTGACGAGTTACCAGATGGTTTTGATAATGAAGATTATAAAAAGCATTTCGAGTTTTGGAACGGTAAAACAGTTCCAAGTTCTTGGATAAAATTCAAAGAGATCGCTTTGTATTGGACCGAAAAAGGCGTGGATGGATTCCGTTATGATATGGCAGAAATGGTGCCAGTTGAATTTTGGAGTTATATGAATTCAGCTATAAAAATGGAAAATCCAGATGCGTTTTTATTAGCGGAGGTGTACAATCCAAGTTTATATAGAGATTACATCCGAAAAGGGAAAATGGATTATTTATATGACAAAGTTCAGTTATACGATACCTTAAAACATGTGATGCAAGGGCATGGAAGTACAGATAATGTGCCACCAATTTTAGATGATTTACGAGATATTGAGCACAACATGCTTCTCTTTTTAGAAAATCATGATGAGCAACGTATTGCAAGTCCAGATTTTGCAGGAAGCGCAGAAAAAGGAAAACCTGCAATGGTCGTTTCTGCAACGTCATCCACAGCACCAACCATGATTTATTTTGGTCAAGAATTCGGAGAACCAGGCGCTGAAGATTTAGGCTTTGGAGATCCAACGAGAACGTCAATTTTTGATTATGGTTCAGTGCCTAGTCAGGTGCGTTGGGTAAACGATAAAAAGTTTGATGGTGGGCAATCCACAGAAGCAGAAAAAGAACTTCGTGATTTTTATAAACGACTGTTGAATTTTACGATAAATAGTTCGGCTTTGATGGGCGACTATCAAGATATTCAACATTACAACCATCAACATACGGAATGGTATAATGATAAAGTATTGTCATTTGTACGTTGGAGTGACGACGAGAAGTTGATTATTATTTCAAATTTCAATGCAGAAAACACCTATGGCTTCGAATTGCAATTACCAGAAGATTTGGTTCAGAAATTAGGACTTATAGGTGGCGAATATGAGGTAAAAGACGAGTTGTATAATGCTTATTCATCAACATTAAAAGTAGAAAATGGTAAGGCTGAAGTGAGAATTGATATCAAACCTTTAGAGTCGTTTATTTTAAAAATTAACTAA